Within Cellulophaga sp. L1A9, the genomic segment AATACCTATAAGTACTTAAAAATGAGATAATTCACCGATATATTAATCAGCATATGGATCAAGGCAGAACCAAAATGCTGATTATATCGGCTATAAACTGAATGAATTAAAAATTAGAATGAAGTACACGCTGGAGTTCTTCTTCAAAAAAAGAAGGATGCTCTGCCACAACATCTCCAATAACAATAATCCCTGGTAATGAAGTATTTATCTGATGCAAGCGCGCCTCCCTATTATATAAGGTACCTGTAATACAAACCTCTTTATCGAATGTACCGTTTTGAATGATTGCAAAAGGAGTGATGCCTTTTCTATATTTTGCTATTTCTTCAGCGATTTCATTAAACTTACGTACTCCCATCAATATCACTAAAGTTGCAGATGATTGTGCTGCCAATTTAAGATCTTGAGAAAAAGAGCCATCTTTTTTTGTGGCCGTCATCACCCAAAAACTACTGCTAATTCCTCTGCGAGTTACAGGAATTCCTTGACTAGCAGGAACCGAAATAGCACTAGTCAACCCTGGAACTACGGTTACCGGTATTCCAAAAGATGCTACATATTCTATTTCTTCACTTGCTCTACCAAATACAAAAGGATCTCCCCCTTTTAAACGAACCACATGTCCGTATTGGTAAGCATTTTCTACAATCAATCTATTAATATCATCTTGTGAAAAAGAATGTTCTCCACAGCGCTTACCTACGTATATTTTTGGAATATGCTCATCAATTTCATCAAGCAATTCTTGACTTATCAAAGCATCGTATAAAATTACTGATGCCTCTTGCAATACCTTGAAACCTCTTCTCGTGATAAGGTCGCTGCTACCAGGGCCTGCACCCACTAAACTAACTTTTGGATTATTGTTTGACATCATAATTTCTATTTTTTAAGGTG encodes:
- the cobA gene encoding uroporphyrinogen-III C-methyltransferase; its protein translation is MSNNNPKVSLVGAGPGSSDLITRRGFKVLQEASVILYDALISQELLDEIDEHIPKIYVGKRCGEHSFSQDDINRLIVENAYQYGHVVRLKGGDPFVFGRASEEIEYVASFGIPVTVVPGLTSAISVPASQGIPVTRRGISSSFWVMTATKKDGSFSQDLKLAAQSSATLVILMGVRKFNEIAEEIAKYRKGITPFAIIQNGTFDKEVCITGTLYNREARLHQINTSLPGIIVIGDVVAEHPSFFEEELQRVLHSNF